From Serratia fonticola:
GGATGGTGTGGCGGGCAATCGCCAGATCCAGGCGCTGCCAAAGATCGACGTTCTTCACCGGTTTTTTGTCGGCAGTTTTCCAGCCGCGTTTTTTCCAGTTGTGGATCCAACTGGTGATCCCCTGGCGTACGTATTGGCTATCGGTGCTCAGCACCACTTCGCAGGGGGTGGTCAAGGCTTCGAGCGCCACAATGGCGGCCATCAGCTCCATGCGGTTATTGGTCGTCAGGTAATAACCCGCGCTGAACAGTTTCTCGTGCTGTTTATAACGCAAAATTGCGCCGTAACCGCCGGGGCCTGGATTACCAAGGCAAGAGCCGTCGGTGAAAATTTCTACCTGTTTAAGCATCTCTGGTAGACTCTTCCTATCAGTTTTATAAAAACCAAGTCTGACATAAACCAGCGCCATGAGCACAGCATTATGATCTCTACACCAACCAGACAGATCGTTCTCGATACCGAAACCACCGGTATGAACAAGCTAGGGGTTCACTACGAAGGTCACCGTATCATTGAGATCGGGGCCGTTGAGGTGATCAACCGTCGCCTGACCGGGCGCCATTTCCACGTTTACGTCAAGCCGGATCGGCTGGTGGATCCGGAAGCCTACGGCGTACACGGTATCAGCGATGAGTTCCTGGCGGATAAGCCTACTTTCGATCAGATCGCCGCTGAATTTATCGACTTTATCCGTGGTGGCGAGTTAGTCATTCATAACGCAGCGTTCGATATCGGCTTTATGGATCACGAGTTCCGCATGTTGCAGCGAGATATCCCGAAGACGGATACTTTCTGCACCATCACCGACAGCCTGTTGATGGCGCGCCGCCTGTTCCCAGGCAAGCGTAACAACCTCGATGCGCTGTGCAACCGCTATGAGATAGACAACACCAAGCGAACGCTGCACGGCGCTTTGCTCGATGCCGAGATCCTGGCGGAAGTCTATCTGGCGATGACCGGTGGCCAGACCTCGATGGCTTTCCAGATGGAAGGGGACACCCAGCAGACGGATTCAGCGCAGGATATACAACGCATCCAACGCCCGGCTACGGCGATGAAAGTGATCTATGCCAGTGACGCAGAATTGCAGGCTCACGAATCACGTCTGGATCTGGTGCAAAAGAAGGGCGGTAGCTGTCTGTGGCGTGGTGGCGCAGCAGCCGAATAACAGCCTGTCATGATAGAAATGACGCTTAAGTGGCATAATCAACGCGTGTTCGTTGAAAAACTGTGCAAACGACTCTTTTTATAAGAAAAGACGTTGACGGAATGGCGAGGCAACCGTAATATTCGGCTCGTTCCCCCGCAAGAGGGAACGTTGCGGAGCGGTAGTTCAGTTGGTTAGAATACCTGCCTGTCACGCAGGGGGTCGCGGGTTCGAGCCCCGTCCGTTCCGCCAACATTCAGAAGCCCTGAGTTAGCAATAACTCAGGGCTTCGTCTTTTCTATTGTGCCGTCTTCACACCTTCCTCCCCCCGTTGGCTTTTGCTGAAAAAACCGCAAAGATATTTCATTTTTTATTGATAATGATTACTATTTCCATTAATGGGTGGGCTACTCATCCTGTCAGATTGAGCAAACACTTCTTTTTATTTTCAGTGCTGAGCATGTCGTGAGCTACACATCGTTCTCTGGGATGAAGCAGGGCGTTCACCGGGTGGTGAATAAAACGTCGCTGTTTCACAACACTGAAAAACTGAAAAGGGATGGAACATGTTGGAAACTGTTCAGTCAGTCCGTTGGTTGCCGCTGACACCGGCACAGTTTGATTTTTGGGAGGAGTTTAGCTTTCACCCGCATCAGCCCGTATCTACCGTCGCCCACCGCATTACGCTACGCGGCGAGATTGATGAACCGGGGCTGTTAGCGGCGTTGGAGCAGGTTGTTGCTGAAACCGATGTTTTTACCATCCAGTTTCAACTGCCTGACAATGACGATCTACCGCTACAGCGCTGCAATCCCCAACTACGTCCTCGGGTACGCCTGATTGAGTTACAACAGACCGACGTTGCCGAGTCGATGATGCAGGTCGACATCGAGCGTCAGCTCAATTTACTGAGTCAGCCGCTGGCGGTCGTCTGGTTGATCCGCTTTTCGCCTACGCATTACACCGTTTATATCCGGGCACATCACATTATTATTGATGGTTTCGGCATGGCGCTGATCGA
This genomic window contains:
- the dnaQ gene encoding DNA polymerase III subunit epsilon, yielding MISTPTRQIVLDTETTGMNKLGVHYEGHRIIEIGAVEVINRRLTGRHFHVYVKPDRLVDPEAYGVHGISDEFLADKPTFDQIAAEFIDFIRGGELVIHNAAFDIGFMDHEFRMLQRDIPKTDTFCTITDSLLMARRLFPGKRNNLDALCNRYEIDNTKRTLHGALLDAEILAEVYLAMTGGQTSMAFQMEGDTQQTDSAQDIQRIQRPATAMKVIYASDAELQAHESRLDLVQKKGGSCLWRGGAAAE